GTGATGTTTGGTTTTGATAACTTCAGAAAAATTTGAggtttcattctttttttaagatgtaGGGTAGTACCGTTAGTTTGAATTGTGGTTTTAGTAACAAAACTTTGATTGGAAATAACGAATTTGGTTTTTCCattgtttaaattagtttttaatttaaacactgaaaaagtttttgattaggttttaaaattgataaactttaaaacataagCAAAGTTGTTAACAGAATCAAATAAAATCAAGCTagttaacagttttaataaactataaatttaaaacaaacaacgCATAGATTTACAGGTTGAAAAGTTCTgtttatcatataaaattttgaaattttttaggtATGACACCCATTAAGtttaaacaaatgattttagttgtcaatttttttttttttttcatttttaaaaccctatgaaaaatttttgattaaaaagtcTTAAAGGTTCTTGAAGAAAATTCCCCCAAGTTGCTAACTAGCGCCCCCTAAAACTATAATACCTGATTTCATCAGTCAAGAGGGTTgccaagtagaaaaaaatattgtagaaaGGTTCATAGGCTTTTATACATTAGAATACAGATATACTGCAGCATTTGCTAagttaacttttattttctctaattaatttttatataagctTAATAAATAAGCAAGTTAACATATAAATCAGGTAGATTTGGTTTTcagtttttctcaaaatagtaaaactttgatattttatattgaaaagtatgactatttaaataattatgggCGGTAGTGTATATTATACAATGAGTTTATAtagaaattgataaaaaataaaattaacttaacaGTTCTacaaacacttatctaattatTTTCTTCGACAGGTTGTTTTTCCTTTTGTAGGTTTATCAggtagctatatatatatatatatatatatatatatatatatatatatatatatatatatatatatatatatatatatatatatatatatatatataagccatATAAGATTTTAGAACAGTAATCATTTAGGTTTCTTGTTGGATTGAAtctacaaaatagttttttattcataatttgttaaatatcttATATAAACTGTAAAGGTAATTCATGTAAGAAATAAAGCAAGATTGTACAGGTCTTTCATATGAATGAACATATAGGTTTTTCCTACATATAGAGTCCTATATCacttcaaaattaaattccTATAAGATTTTGGAACAGAGCATTTTAGGATTCCTGTAGGTCCAAACCTATGGGATGTTTTTATATCCAGTGTCTTAAGGGATAGGATTCCTACAAGATTTTAGAACAGgatttttttgtatagtttttaaatcaataggAATTCTTATAAGTTGTATTCAATAGGATTATCCCGTTTAAAATCCTCTTCCAACTTCATATAGGAATGTCAATATAActtatagtatattttaaaggACTTAATAAACGGTATATAAACTTTGGTTGTGTTCTAATCATCtcactttaaatgtctttaaattacttaaattctGCTCGGTTCGAGCGTTAATCAACTGGTTTAAATGATGATTTCTGTATCCATGTGTAATTAGGtgtcaactttttaaaaagggAATGCTAGCATGCAGTGTACTAATAAATCAGTATATTATACCATTTAGTTTTGTATCAATTAATGAGTTTAATTTggtaaatattataacattttcgCTTAAAGGTGTCTTAAGGTGGTAGACCACTATTAAAAATCGaaacaatcattttttcaattttaaagtttttaagtaatataattaTCGTAGATTACGAATTTCAtattagatttatataaaaataaagctaaccctattaaaaatcagtttttaataatgCGGTTTAGgcattttcataaatttgtccgTAGCAACGGATTGTTTATTTCGTTAGTATGTAGCTAAAAAGGAAGTTATCCAACAAAATACCTTAATGCTAAgacaaaaaaacttcatttgTGGTGACTGCTACTCTAAaactactttttgtttattattaaatgcttTTGGTGCAGTGTATTACATGGTTTTTAACGGACTTCTTCAGTAAATGTCTAATTACTTTACAACAACCACAACTTTCTTCGGCTAATTCTGTCTTCTATACTTTGGTTAAATAATAACTGAAATGATGGgaaataaagataaaagaaataaaaaaaggtatagcAAGAAACGCAGAGTCTTCAGGGGAAACCAACATAAATCATCAAACGTTGTAGCTGAAAAAAGTCTAATTTATAAGATTTACAATTCAAATGTAgctctgcaaaaaaaaaaaaatgaagatattGTCATCCTGtcaattgtcattttttatttatttactataaacaaatatttaattaagttgataagagttaaaattgaaactaaatcgcaaatcaaaagaaaaactttttttttcatgtgtTTTTCtcagttctttaaaatttacGACTTCGCGGTAATTATCTCTTGACTCTCTTAActgattttcataaaattttcaggaGTTGTTCCTTTAGTTAGTATGGATGTCTCCTACCACTTTTATTGATTATGATAACTcgataaaaagatattaaagttCAAATATGGTCAAAAATGCCccttttttgttattgaagtgttttttttatttaaaaaaaaactttttaatgtttttcttttgttttggtACAGGATCtttttcattatattaaaaGCAAGtctgaaaaatttcaagttgaTACCATAcctagtttttgagatattcaCCGCAACAAAATAACCCTATTTTGGGGTTTTCGGGACCAAATTTCTTAAGCcatttaataatcaaaaataaaataaaaaattgtcattaaaatgtaaattttaatcaacttatataaaaataatttctaaaatgtaatttttgaaggatatttttttattagtggtcTACCTTAAGCATTTTCGCTCAATTCCACCTatgttaagttatttttgttatgatgTGTATTTATGGTTTTGTGAAAATTTCATTGTGAAAAtcacatttgtgaaaaaaattatttcagcttcaaaaaatatcatttttgacaATCGTCAAGCTTAAGAACGagttaagaaaacttttaaattattttttattatttaaagttttttttattaattaaatccaATAGAACTTTGTGAccagaacattttaaatttaattaacataagTAAACTTTTGCTTACTTTATTCTGTTTGAGAACTTAAtagaatacaaatataaaacagaaaaataaaaataaagaaagttctGGGGTTTATAATAAGAAACTTAATCGAAATCAcatcgaaaaaaaatttagagtcAATGAAgacaatcttttaaattaattataactcATTGTTTAatactttcaaataaatatgccaaaaaataaatatattttaaattaaatatgacATTCATTTCTAATATTAgacaagtataaataaatacataaatacatattttttcatcatttttaaaaataacgctTCTTCTTTTGAAgcttaagaaaaaaactttttataggtttcttttaaataaaatatatcggttaacataattcttttaaataaattattttatataacttaattaCTATCAGAAGTCTTCAAGATCAATATTTTTGTCATAACGACCATTGGATGTTGTGGTCTTTTTTCgcatttttattgataatcGAAGCCAATTCATTAAAAGCTTGTTCTAATTTATGTTAGAATTCATTGTTCTAATTTTGTCCTAAACTCGTTCTAATCTTTCTAATTTTGTTCTAAGCTCGTTCTAATTTCGAGATTAACTGACACCATAGGATCTAACTAACATTTCTATGAAAGATATAACTtctatcaattataaaaataatcatttagcAAAACATTACAATATCAAACTTTCATCCTCCGACACAAGTCGTTGATGAAGAATCAGTTTTtctgtttgctttcttttcttttttaacataaaggTGTCATTTAAAATTTCCTCTTGTAAATGGAGTAACACTTCATTCATAATTAACTGCCATCTCTGCCCGCTGTTATCAGTTTTGCAAGGTTGAATATCCACATTTATCTCGTTTTGATATGATGTTGTTAGACAGTAATCTCTTTTTATGTTAGGTATCACATGACCCAGAGTACTGTCTGTTGTCCATATCTAAATTATACAACTAATTTAGtgaaatgataaatttaaagtaaatagaCGAAATGCTAACGCTGCACAGTGAAGCGAAATGGTCAAAAAGCGGCCAAAActcaaaattttgtaaagtaataaacgtttttattaaattattgttccaattcaaaaacaaacttaaaaagtgggtaattaaaaacttttcaagttgTAGACCCCTTTCTGGTTAGAGAAGGGGATTTCAAGTTCAAAATCTTGAAGACTTTCTATTTGGTTCCTAATATCTAATTTTTCAGCTCTTGTTGactcttttgtttctttttggtATTGCAGGTGAAGAGGTCTGCAAAATTGGGGGCTTGAAGGTATTGGGTCTGACCATACAGTGATGGTTCCTATTTCCAGTTTCAACGGAACAATTGCAGTATGGAACAAGGATTTTTCGTTTTCAACTCCTGTTGAAAGAGCTGTGTCATCAAACCTTTGATTGTATACACTTTGAGACGAGGCTCCATCCATTCCAGCTTTCATATAGAATTTTCCAGTTGTTTCTGATCCATCTAGACACTCTGTATTAGATATGTTTATAATTCTTGATAAAGTGTGGTTCACCATTGACTGAACATAATATTTGGCAGATGTTTCTAAAATTTCCAAATTTtctggaaatattttcaataaagcaGTATAACCAAAATTTAGATATAAACTATGTGTAAATTGAATATCTGCGCTAAAATGGTATACATTTCATACGGTATACGAGATATAAATGATCAGTAACTAGAATTTTCTCCTCCTTACTCAATGCTTCCATACTGGGCACCTGTCCAGCTTTTTTGATCATTGTTGAACTAACACTAACtccaataaaattataacttctTTTTCACTCACGCTTTTACAGCTGTATGTGTTCCAAAAAGTAACTGGGTTCTTTTGGGGTTTAGATGCGAAGTTATACAAGAAAAACCctaattgttaaaaacatacGAATATCAGTCGTGCCCATGCTTACAACTAAATTATAAGCTTTCTAACTGGACTCTTGTCCTTTTTGATAATTACTTGCTTAATACTTActctaaaataatcttttttgcattttcactAGGGTTTGATGACCTGATGTGCTCTAAAAAGTGACTAGACTTTTGCTCTAGTTGCGAACATTAATAAACACATAATACTATTGTCAAATGAGGATGTGTTACAAAATATTATGGTTATTGGAGCTTGGGAACATGAAGAACCCAAATAACGGCCCCCTCCAACCCTTTGAGAGGGGGCCAAGGGGGGACAGTATTTGaaacaattgttttcaaaacttaaaataaaatttaattttatcaatagaattcaaatttcataaaaaaatcttttggcGTTCAGAAGTAATGACCACGCACAGTTTACAACCCCCTCATTGTGAGAGGGAAAAATTTTacacagatttttattttttatacttatgccCATAAATCCATTTCGGGCAATTTGGGgcagctgattttttttttagttatccaTGATAACATCCCTTAAGATAAAAAAGTCATTTCAGGGTGGAACTCTGCGGAACTTTTgagatatattattttcaaaaacaatatttatcgGAAAATTTATATCTTCacctaatattttaattactcatTTGGCAACAgctatattcaatattttaagctttttacttttgaaaaagataaaaagcttaatgataaaaaaaataaaaaaatcatctaaatgagtaaaaagaagttaaaaattagaaaagtataaaaagtttgcaaattttAGCGAACTTTTTTTACTAAGCAGGAAAAAATGCTTCTCTGACTAGGATAGTAGACATGAGAGaaccaaaatatatatttttcttatcatttgatattttttctaataagttgtaaaaaaaaaattagtgaaaacggtgtattaaaaaaattccactTATGGCCACTTTTTGAGCTTTTCGCTTCATAGTGCGCTGCTGAAAACAAAATACTAACGCTACTGAAAACGGAATACTAACACTACTGAAAACAAAATACTAACGCTACTGAAAACAAAATACTAACgctactaaaaacaaaaaacgctACTGGAAACGAAATACTAACACTACTGAAAACGAAATACTAACGCTACTGAAAACGAAATACTAACACTACTGAAAACAAAATACTAACGCTACTGAAAACAAAAAACGCTACTGGAAACGAAATACTAACACTACTGGAAACGAAATACTAACGCTACTGAAAACGAAATACTAACGCTACTGAAAACGAAATACTAACACTACTGAAAACGAAATACTAACACTACTGAAAACGAAATACTAACGCTACTGAAAACGAAATACTAACGCTACTGAAAACGGAATACTAACACTACTGAAAACGAAATACTAACACTACTGAAAACGAAATACTAACGCTACTGAAAACGAAATACTAACACTACTGAAAACGAAATACTAACGCTACTGAAAACGGAATACTAACACTACTGAAAACTACTACTGGAAATAAACAACTACTgacattaaaattgaaataagaaatttaataaagagAAGAGTTTGCAGTGTTCCCACTGTGTAAATAATGCACTTACCTGTGTACCGTCATTTTTATCACATCTTTTAAGGACAACCTGTACagaaatcatatttttgatggATAAACACAGTGGTTTTGACGCTGCTGCTTCAATCAAACCATCTGTTGTGAAGGTTATagcctaataataataattatatatatttatatataaccctcagaattagtgtcggcatttggcaatgccgacctGAAAGTATTTGAGATCGACAAAAAActgctgaccttgtttctatgctTTATGGTTAGACCttcatatcaaataatttttgccgacctcattttcctaattctgagggttgtatatatatatatatatatatatatatatatatatatatatgtatatattaccaAAATCTCTCTTGAGCACAAAatgaataattcttttaaaaaataaaacaaattttttattttaaaagcaaatgttTCGACTATATACTAGTCATCATCAGTTTCAAAATTTCCTGTGCTCATacctataaattataaaatcaatttaaaattttttattattttactatttttgcaAAAACCCCAAAAAAAGCCATTAAAATTGGACAAATTTCcagtaaaacaataataaaatcaaacaatatgaaaaaaggAAAGGAAGAAAATTAATGATGATTTAGATCGTTAACGTAGCGGTtatcaattgattttttttgcaacataacTTGAGTCAACATTTTGTTTTGCTCCAAGTTTCACCCACCTTAGCAAAGTAAATAAGGACATTGGAATATCAAAACCAGTGAAATTTCCGTCAAACTTCCGTTTTCTCTGTTGCAGGACTTTGTTTCGAATTATTTATGCTACCTTGAAAATTGTGGTATAACCATGcggattatttttatatgtatcaACCACCTTTACTTTGCTGAGCAAAGCTGTTTTGACTTTTTACGGCACAGAGGTcatgaaaaaattattcctgGCAAAAAACACTTCTggaagtttctttaaataacatttaaagaaaCGTCCACAAGCTAATATCCCTAAATAAGGtattgtaagttttattgatgttttattaatttatagcTAAAATAAACTGTGTGTTAAGAAAGAAAAgcttttctgtttttgtttatttatagatagcaataaaaaataaataatataaatagtaaatgaaacaaaataaaaaatattttattatataaataatgttgatgGACATATAAATTGGATTCATCTTTAtttctgaaactttttttaagttgatttttttgatgCTGCCTGCgaaatttaaaggtttttatgCAGGCACAAGAATGCCGTACTAAGCTGATGTTGggtaagcaaaaaatttattttgtttttttgctttctgtTATGAAAGGGGTAATaattaattgattataaaagcattgcTTTATTAGGACAGCttttgacaataatattttaaagaaggtATCAATTAACCTTAATATAAgtagttttttagtttcaaagttgtttttcaacaacaacaaaaatcatagtttatttattacatttttatttattttttaaattgatcatagaaaaaacgttgtttagaaatacaaatttagtttatgtgCTGTAGAGGGGAACAAGAATTTACTTCTTCTACAGTAGTTTTccatttgtttatcaaaaaaacactCTTTGCAATTGTAGCatattaacttttaactttacataaataaaaaaatctgaccctttaaaaataatgtagaGGGAAAATAAAAAGgactctaaaaaatttaatacttaaatagttgttttttcttatttataaccAATGTTTCTGTGCAATTTTTTGAGTTTGCtttgaatttaaaacttaataaaataatatttgtgctaaatttttaataaaaaagtgtgAGAACAACagacatttgaaaaacaatttctaataacttttaaacaaataaataaccTTGCTATGGttgaataaatttgagaaaaaaaaagaatgaattcaaaaaaaaatgaatgaatttttttttaaataaaacttgtcaaacttgaaaaaacaagtaattacaataaataaattatgaacttataaagaaagaaaattacaTACTTTTTACATATACTTATTTATGCATGCTGACACTTTTAGGAGGTTGGCAGTTATATGCAGAGGCGTGGTGGCCACAGA
The nucleotide sequence above comes from Hydra vulgaris chromosome 09, alternate assembly HydraT2T_AEP. Encoded proteins:
- the LOC100198277 gene encoding polypeptide N-acetylgalactosaminyltransferase 2; protein product: MKNVWVAITSVLVCSLIFFTSLLFYRTNLKYYRDVKRSFTENEEENEMESKLIFSKQDKCPYSFGFIEELIEIDHMEKRRLLPEHRKQNFSGGLVNQDMMCLDTMDASENMFIGMYECHGNGRNQAITFTTDGLIEAAASKPLCLSIKNMISVQVVLKRCDKNDGTQIWTTDSTLGHVIPNIKRDYCLTTSYQNEINVDIQPCKTDNSGQRWQLIMNEVLLHLQEEILNDTFMLKKKRKQTEKLILHQRLVSEDESLIL